One genomic window of Clostridioides difficile ATCC 9689 = DSM 1296 includes the following:
- a CDS encoding DUF2577 family protein gives MADPINEFIGIMRQEGKFHNEPSFFIGKIKSKLPDLKIEINNIILEKEDILVDSWMLDRQIELFDTETSQEHKHEIKNPFIDTFESGNTVIMFKIGEKFAVVSKLVSLDE, from the coding sequence GTGGCAGATCCAATCAATGAATTTATAGGAATAATGAGACAAGAAGGTAAATTTCATAATGAACCTTCTTTTTTTATTGGAAAAATTAAAAGTAAATTACCAGATTTAAAAATAGAGATAAATAACATCATATTAGAAAAAGAAGATATCTTGGTAGATAGTTGGATGCTTGATAGACAGATAGAGTTATTTGATACAGAAACAAGTCAAGAACATAAACATGAAATAAAAAATCCCTTTATAGATACTTTTGAATCTGGAAACACAGTAATAATGTTTAAAATAGGTGAAAAATTTGCTGTTGTAAGTAAATTGGTGAGTCTAGATGAATAA
- a CDS encoding DUF2634 domain-containing protein has translation MNNTIFPFMGVPEDYISPDNEELPIFKEFAWDFDKDEKVIENGDFKIVERNEAIKVWIYKTIKTDKYVYLIYDWDYGTDIKNLIGQKYTKGLTESEAKRYIQEALLTNPYILEVNVTNAEFKDDNLSISLNVKTIYGEEEITFV, from the coding sequence ATGAATAATACTATATTCCCTTTCATGGGTGTTCCAGAAGATTATATTTCTCCAGACAATGAAGAATTACCTATTTTTAAAGAATTTGCTTGGGATTTTGATAAAGATGAAAAGGTAATTGAAAATGGAGACTTTAAAATAGTTGAAAGAAATGAAGCAATTAAAGTATGGATTTACAAAACAATAAAAACAGATAAGTATGTTTATTTAATATATGATTGGGATTATGGAACAGATATAAAAAATCTAATAGGGCAAAAGTATACTAAAGGTCTTACTGAAAGTGAGGCAAAAAGGTATATACAAGAAGCTCTATTAACTAATCCATATATATTAGAAGTCAATGTAACAAATGCAGAATTTAAAGATGATAATTTATCTATAAGTTTAAATGTAAAAACAATTTATGGAGAGGAGGAGATTACTTTTGTATAG
- a CDS encoding baseplate J/gp47 family protein, protein MYSGQSFSTLNNRTLNNINLPLYKNQGSSLYNIVSPINSELAQLYIELSYIHKRVFIQDNFDDFLDRRVNEFGVYRKLGTEAIGEVIFEGKIGTKIPNGTIVSHSDLLFVVIKDVTIDEDSKLNVSLIQALEVGIKYNLSANTEFKLIEEINGVTKIYNELDLKGGTEIETDEELKERFYKIQKNQATSGNKAHYQSWALEVEGVYNAKVIPRWDGPGTIKILIYGQNNQSVDNEVLQRCIEHIEEEKPIGPTITIVTPSTFDINISATLTLENGYDIESIKVVFLDIINSYLIENSREIIYIKIMSLLASIEGVHDIKNLLVNDDVKNIIVDEEKAPAVSSAIFDIEVS, encoded by the coding sequence TTGTATAGTGGCCAATCATTTAGTACCTTAAATAATAGAACTTTAAATAACATAAATCTCCCTCTTTATAAAAACCAAGGATCTTCTCTTTATAATATAGTTTCTCCAATAAATTCAGAACTTGCACAATTATATATAGAACTTTCTTATATACATAAGAGAGTTTTTATTCAAGATAACTTTGACGATTTTCTTGATAGAAGAGTCAATGAATTTGGTGTATATAGAAAGTTAGGCACAGAAGCAATAGGTGAGGTAATATTTGAGGGCAAAATAGGAACTAAAATACCAAATGGAACAATAGTATCTCATAGTGATTTACTATTTGTAGTTATTAAAGATGTTACAATAGATGAAGATAGTAAGTTAAATGTAAGCCTTATACAGGCTTTAGAGGTTGGCATTAAGTATAATTTATCAGCTAACACAGAATTTAAACTTATAGAAGAAATAAATGGAGTAACTAAAATTTATAATGAACTTGACCTAAAAGGTGGAACAGAAATAGAAACTGATGAAGAATTAAAAGAAAGGTTCTATAAAATACAAAAAAATCAAGCGACAAGTGGAAATAAAGCACATTACCAGTCTTGGGCTTTAGAGGTTGAAGGTGTTTATAACGCAAAAGTAATTCCTCGTTGGGATGGACCAGGTACAATTAAGATTCTAATTTATGGTCAAAATAATCAATCAGTTGATAATGAAGTATTGCAAAGATGTATTGAACATATAGAAGAAGAAAAACCTATTGGACCTACTATTACAATTGTTACACCAAGTACTTTTGATATTAATATTAGTGCAACTTTAACACTTGAAAATGGATATGATATTGAATCTATAAAAGTTGTGTTTTTAGATATTATAAATTCTTATTTAATAGAAAATTCAAGAGAGATTATTTATATAAAAATAATGAGTTTGTTAGCAAGCATAGAAGGTGTTCATGATATAAAAAATCTCCTTGTAAATGATGATGTTAAAAACATAATAGTTGATGAAGAAAAAGCTCCTGCTGTTTCAAGTGCTATATTTGATATCGAGGTGAGTTAA
- a CDS encoding putative phage tail protein produces MKLIDYLPSFANNEIDIQIQEALENELLTLIDEKDDLLEQFFIDTATWGLDDWENLLSIKVNYKLDFDTRRSNIKAKMRGKGTTTIEVIKAISEAYTKTNVDVEVFSNLFSFTLSFITNDCSYNTILELDKKIEEIKPAHLEHKFEMILFNENGLYAGAMSSTGETVTIYPYTPKNIECFGEIILASGNNKSAERVTLYPQEVI; encoded by the coding sequence TTGAAGTTAATTGATTACCTGCCAAGTTTTGCAAACAATGAAATTGACATACAAATCCAAGAAGCACTTGAAAATGAACTTTTAACGCTAATTGATGAAAAAGATGATTTATTAGAACAGTTTTTTATAGATACAGCAACTTGGGGACTTGATGATTGGGAGAACCTTTTAAGCATAAAAGTAAATTATAAGTTAGACTTCGATACTAGAAGAAGCAATATAAAAGCAAAGATGAGAGGTAAGGGTACAACAACAATAGAGGTTATAAAAGCTATCTCGGAAGCTTACACAAAGACCAATGTTGATGTAGAAGTATTTAGTAATCTATTTAGTTTTACACTTAGTTTTATAACAAATGATTGTAGTTATAACACTATTTTAGAGTTAGATAAGAAAATAGAAGAAATAAAACCTGCACACCTTGAACATAAATTTGAAATGATTTTATTTAATGAAAATGGACTTTATGCAGGAGCAATGAGCAGTACAGGAGAAACAGTTACTATATACCCTTATACACCTAAAAATATAGAATGTTTTGGAGAAATAATACTAGCTAGTGGAAACAATAAAAGTGCTGAAAGGGTAACATTATACCCACAGGAGGTGATATAA
- a CDS encoding phage tail protein — protein sequence MAQAQYYTLLTEIGKAAIANATALGTRVDFAKIKVGDGGGSAYIPTETQTELKNVVWESTLEHVQADEKNPNWVVIQKTITGDTGSFTIREIGVFDSKDQLLAVSSYPETYKPAPDSGTVKEILIKIILAVSNTASINLKIDPTVVLATLRDIQDLDAKIDTTKTELTSNIETTKTELNTKIGDTTQLTTTDKTNIVSALNEVKSSVDSIETTAEKTSIKDTDNLFSSGNVEGALKEVMQEVKGNRSSIISTVNNNLIPM from the coding sequence TTGGCACAAGCACAATATTATACATTACTTACAGAAATAGGCAAGGCGGCTATAGCAAACGCTACAGCACTTGGAACTAGAGTGGATTTTGCAAAAATAAAAGTTGGGGATGGTGGTGGAAGTGCATATATTCCAACAGAAACTCAAACAGAACTCAAAAATGTAGTGTGGGAAAGCACATTAGAGCATGTTCAAGCAGACGAAAAAAATCCTAATTGGGTAGTTATCCAAAAAACTATAACTGGAGATACTGGAAGCTTTACAATTAGGGAGATTGGAGTATTCGACTCTAAAGACCAACTTCTCGCAGTATCTAGCTATCCCGAAACTTATAAACCTGCTCCAGATTCGGGAACAGTAAAAGAAATATTAATTAAAATTATATTAGCTGTGTCTAATACAGCAAGTATAAATTTAAAAATAGACCCAACTGTTGTGCTAGCAACATTAAGAGATATACAAGATTTAGACGCTAAAATTGATACAACTAAAACAGAATTAACAAGCAACATAGAAACTACTAAAACAGAGTTAAACACTAAAATAGGGGATACAACACAACTTACTACAACAGATAAAACAAATATAGTTAGTGCATTAAATGAGGTAAAAAGCAGTGTAGACAGCATAGAAACAACAGCAGAGAAAACAAGTATAAAAGATACAGATAACTTATTTTCAAGTGGTAATGTAGAGGGAGCATTAAAAGAAGTGATGCAAGAAGTAAAAGGTAATAGAAGTAGTATTATATCAACAGTAAATAATAATTTGATACCAATGTAG
- a CDS encoding phage holin family protein — translation MNLTIVFLATNIFIKLVILAIAFDTLLGCLRAIKTHQFNSSFGINGGIRKVAMIACIFFLAVVDILTKFNFLFMLPQDWIDFLRLNHLGISEFFSILFILYESVSILKNMYLCGLPVPKKLKEKIGNLLDTMTDELNIKGGNK, via the coding sequence ATGAATTTAACAATAGTTTTTTTAGCAACAAATATATTTATAAAATTAGTAATATTAGCAATAGCATTTGATACACTGTTAGGTTGCTTAAGAGCAATAAAAACACATCAGTTTAATTCAAGTTTTGGAATAAATGGAGGAATAAGAAAAGTTGCAATGATAGCATGTATATTTTTTCTAGCAGTAGTTGATATACTTACAAAGTTTAACTTTTTATTTATGTTGCCACAAGATTGGATTGATTTCTTGAGATTAAATCATCTTGGAATATCTGAATTTTTCTCTATTCTATTCATTTTGTATGAAAGTGTAAGTATATTAAAAAATATGTACTTATGTGGATTACCAGTTCCCAAAAAATTAAAGGAGAAAATAGGCAATTTACTAGATACAATGACAGACGAATTAAATATTAAGGGAGGTAATAAATAA
- a CDS encoding N-acetylmuramoyl-L-alanine amidase: MKICITVGHSILKSGACTSADGVINEYQYNKSLAPVLADIFRKEGHKVDVIICPEKQFKTKSEEKSYKIPKINSGNYNLLIELHLNSSGVGAFGTEVFYYSEKGKEYAQRVVDKLSKPFIRKKGDKEVGNRGAKLDKSLYILNSSKPTAVLIESFFCDNKEDYEKAKKLGHEGIAKLIVEGILNKNINNEGVKQMYKHTIVYDGEVDKIPATVVGWGYNDGKILICDIKDYVPGQTQNLYVVGGGACEKIGSITKEHYTMIKGNDRFDTLYKALDFIK, encoded by the coding sequence ATGAAAATATGTATTACAGTAGGACACAGTATTTTAAAAAGTGGAGCATGCACTTCTGCTGATGGAGTAATTAACGAGTATCAATACAACAAATCTCTTGCACCAGTATTAGCAGATATATTTAGAAAAGAAGGGCATAAGGTAGATGTAATAATATGTCCCGAAAAGCAATTTAAAACTAAATCAGAAGAAAAGTCATATAAAATACCTAAGATTAATAGTGGAAACTATAACTTACTTATAGAGTTGCATTTAAATTCAAGTGGTGTAGGAGCTTTTGGAACAGAAGTATTTTACTATAGTGAAAAAGGGAAGGAATATGCGCAGAGGGTAGTAGATAAACTGTCTAAACCTTTCATAAGAAAAAAAGGAGATAAAGAAGTAGGTAATAGAGGTGCTAAATTAGATAAAAGTTTATATATCTTAAATAGTTCAAAGCCTACAGCAGTATTAATTGAAAGTTTCTTTTGTGATAATAAAGAAGATTATGAGAAAGCTAAGAAACTAGGTCATGAAGGGATTGCTAAGTTAATTGTAGAAGGTATATTAAATAAAAATATAAATAATGAGGGAGTTAAACAGATGTACAAACATACAATAGTTTATGATGGAGAAGTTGACAAAATCCCTGCAACTGTAGTTGGTTGGGGTTATAATGATGGGAAAATACTGATATGTGATATAAAAGATTACGTACCAGGTCAGACGCAAAATCTTTATGTTGTAGGCGGTGGAGCATGTGAGAAGATAGGTTCTATTACTAAAGAGCATTACACAATGATAAAAGGTAATGATAGATTTGATACACTTTACAAAGCATTAGATTTTATCAAATAA
- a CDS encoding BlaI/MecI/CopY family transcriptional regulator, with amino-acid sequence MLIQSLKRGELIVMKIFWKRNSRISRKEIIRICNEKHKWQKSTTKILLKRLVKKRVLLKRIKIFHIYYIPIVTEKEYFKYKINDLEPDYLDGYFIRLMSTVHKFKNLDEED; translated from the coding sequence ATGTTAATACAAAGCTTAAAACGTGGCGAATTAATTGTAATGAAAATCTTTTGGAAAAGAAATTCAAGAATATCAAGGAAAGAAATTATTCGCATTTGCAATGAAAAACACAAGTGGCAGAAATCTACGACAAAAATTCTACTTAAAAGACTTGTTAAAAAAAGAGTTCTACTTAAGAGAATTAAAATTTTCCACATATATTACATACCTATAGTTACAGAAAAAGAATATTTCAAATATAAAATAAATGATTTAGAGCCAGATTATTTAGATGGATATTTTATACGATTAATGTCCACTGTGCATAAATTTAAAAATCTAGATGAAGAAGATTAA
- a CDS encoding ParM/StbA family protein, translated as MSKLGIDIGNYAVKTSTDDIFESKVTEVKNFGSDSDSIKIGNKTYYLGEGDEEINIVKYEKENFLPLLLGAICRNTDDEVIDLALGLPVKQFGGLRKDLIEKLQGKEYHVEFEKGNETTKRDITIRSVQVFPEGVTGYLYYAKDIVDQIAGRDVVLVDIGGKTTDIALVQGNKATDPYSVNVGTINIYDAIKKSLEMDERFLGKVEIKREKIQDYIDKGFYLNGEKQDIKKNIDASVGLFKQIYNELKLNYPISTSAVVVMGGGAKLLGEAFKKNIPGIIVMSDVDKHVFANAKGYKKMMK; from the coding sequence ATGAGTAAATTAGGTATAGATATTGGAAATTATGCAGTTAAAACAAGTACAGATGATATTTTTGAAAGTAAAGTTACAGAGGTAAAAAACTTTGGTTCAGATTCAGATAGCATTAAAATAGGTAATAAAACATATTATTTAGGCGAAGGTGACGAGGAAATAAATATAGTTAAATATGAGAAAGAAAACTTCTTACCGCTTTTACTTGGGGCTATATGCAGAAATACAGATGATGAAGTTATTGATCTAGCATTAGGTCTACCAGTGAAGCAATTTGGAGGATTAAGAAAAGATTTGATTGAAAAATTACAAGGAAAAGAATATCATGTTGAATTTGAAAAAGGAAATGAAACTACTAAAAGAGATATAACAATAAGATCTGTTCAAGTGTTTCCAGAGGGAGTTACAGGATACTTATATTATGCAAAAGACATAGTTGACCAAATTGCAGGAAGAGATGTTGTTTTAGTTGATATTGGTGGAAAGACAACAGATATTGCGCTTGTACAAGGGAATAAAGCGACTGATCCATATTCTGTAAATGTTGGAACGATAAATATATATGATGCAATAAAAAAATCTCTTGAAATGGATGAAAGATTTCTGGGTAAAGTTGAGATAAAAAGAGAAAAAATACAAGACTACATAGACAAAGGGTTTTACCTAAATGGTGAAAAACAAGATATAAAGAAAAATATAGATGCGTCTGTTGGATTATTTAAACAAATATATAATGAATTGAAATTAAATTACCCAATATCAACTTCTGCTGTTGTCGTTATGGGTGGAGGTGCTAAATTGTTAGGTGAAGCATTTAAAAAGAATATACCTGGCATAATAGTCATGAGTGATGTAGATAAACATGTTTTTGCAAATGCAAAAGGATACAAAAAAATGATGAAATAA
- a CDS encoding type I toxin-antitoxin system toxin produces MDNFLFNVLASLTASVVVYLISELFKKAKSHSRAKSDLQVEFKFIFKFKK; encoded by the coding sequence ATGGATAACTTTTTGTTTAATGTTTTAGCTAGTTTAACAGCTAGTGTGGTAGTTTACTTAATCAGTGAACTATTCAAAAAAGCAAAAAGCCACTCTCGTGCAAAGAGTGACTTACAGGTTGAATTTAAATTTATATTTAAATTCAAAAAATAA
- a CDS encoding GIY-YIG nuclease family protein, giving the protein MYYVYKYINQDTEECLYVGKTENICDRHASHLSNKKENWCNKNLRLEYMELDNKYTMDFYEIYLINKLEPKFNITGKGEMDIAKTSFSYNGQWVIYLERDLMSSLASKRYGINYEVNAKMLGIMRKLKKISSNEEIFIGNENIRIKYYFETVLEGINLEPCILSVAYKTLKESTVGTVISVKREYLSENVCLIIDSIFLNEIMKDPLMSKSDIKDLNSQVNDILKIIGVDCEWNKLSDYCSANS; this is encoded by the coding sequence ATGTATTATGTTTATAAATATATTAATCAAGATACGGAAGAATGTTTATACGTTGGGAAAACAGAGAATATCTGTGATAGACACGCTAGTCATTTAAGTAATAAAAAAGAAAATTGGTGTAATAAGAATTTAAGACTTGAGTATATGGAATTAGATAATAAATATACTATGGATTTTTATGAGATTTACTTAATAAATAAACTAGAGCCTAAATTTAATATTACTGGAAAAGGAGAAATGGATATCGCTAAAACATCATTTTCCTATAATGGTCAGTGGGTAATTTATTTAGAAAGAGACTTAATGTCGAGTTTGGCATCAAAGAGATATGGAATAAATTATGAAGTGAATGCTAAGATGTTAGGCATAATGAGAAAATTAAAGAAGATAAGCAGCAATGAAGAAATATTTATTGGAAATGAAAATATAAGAATAAAATATTACTTTGAAACAGTACTAGAAGGAATTAATTTAGAACCATGCATATTGAGTGTAGCATATAAGACACTAAAAGAAAGTACAGTTGGAACAGTAATCTCAGTAAAACGTGAATATTTATCAGAAAATGTATGTTTAATCATTGATAGTATTTTTCTAAATGAAATAATGAAAGATCCTTTAATGTCTAAATCAGATATTAAAGATTTAAATAGCCAAGTCAATGATATTCTTAAAATAATAGGGGTTGATTGTGAGTGGAACAAGCTTTCTGATTATTGTAGTGCAAACTCTTAA